gctccccctgctcccaggaagGTCCTGCTGAGTTTTCCCCACTCCCAGGAAGGTCCTGCCGAGCTCTCCCCACTCCCAGGAAGGCGAGGGGAGCTTACGTGGAATCGGAAGTGCGAGACGTCCGAGGGCACGGCCACGTTGTAGTGGCCCACGGCCTTGTAGACGTTCTTGCTGTGCTTCACCAGCACCCCCTGAGGCCACATGCACTCCTCAGTCCACCTGCAGGGAGCAAGAGATGCCTCAATCccacctgcagggagcaggggatGCCTCAATCCCACCTGCatggggctctgctgcctctctgAGTATGGGAATTCTGCTCCCTGTTTGGAATTGTCACCACGGCAGTGACAAGCTGCAGGTAGctgtggccagcagcagcaggcacctTGCCAAAAATCTGCTCTGCTtgccaggggacagagcccagAGTGTCGGTGCTGCTGGATGTGTCAGCCAGCAACTCTGCTCTCACTTTTCTCTGGTTTACTTTAAGGCTGAGCTCCCCACCCACCCAGCACAAGGAAAGCTCCATCCTGAAGCCCGGGAGAGAATTCCTTACTGATGCTGCAGCACGTTGGAGCAGAGGGCTGGATCCACCTTCTGCCAGCAGCCCAGGTGTGCTGCAGCTTTGTGGAGCAGGTCACAGTAGCGTGCAGGGAGCAGGTACTGCATGAGGATCACCGAGGTGCTGATGGAAACCAGCAGGAAGAGCTCGCAGGACCAGCGTTTGTCGTAGTACTGAGTGTTCTGGGGAGGACAGCAAGGTGGGACAGTGTTTGGACACTGTGGGACACGTTTGGACAGCCTCACCTGCCCAAGGCATCACCACACAAAGCACCTGGGCAGGCAGGTAAAACCAGGGCTCTGCTGTTGATCCTGCCTGCAAAGGAAGAGCCCACATGGCACTGGGGGATGGAGAATTCCTGCAAAGTATttgcaggaaaagcagggagGCAGCTCCTGATGATCCCCACGCTCAGCTGAGGGAGCACCAACCCctcaggggacagggacagcctcaCCCCGTTTACCAGCAGACATTCAGAATTCAATCAGCACCAGGCAGGACCGTCCTCCCTCCACTGTGCCACTGTGCCACCACACCccagtgtcactgtcacctcccAGCCAGGCCTCACCTTGACAAACCACACAGGCACGAAGGCCACGTAGTAGGCACTGAGCATGGAGCTCACCAGCACCTCCTTCATGCGCCAGTTGAAGTCCATTTTGAGGAACTCCACCTCGCTGCGGATGAGGTCCGGGGACAGGCAGCAGGCGTGGCTGGGCATGGCCTCCATGCCGTACATCTGCCTCGTGTGCTGCTTCCAGGTCTCCTTGAGCACTGTCAGGTAGTCCCTGCCCCGGGCTGCCACCTCCCCCGTGTCCCTGGGGCCAATGTTGGCCACCTGGGCGAAGAGCCCCGCCTTCCGAAAGTCACAGTTCAGCTGCAGGAAGGGGATGTACATCCCAAACCTGCAAAagcacagagctcaggagctgcagcccacCCCACGGGGTTCACCAGCCCGAATTCCCCTGTGGGGATCTGAGCTGGATGAGTTCAAGGCTTGGAGcgacctgggatagtggaaggtgtccctgcccctaCTGAACGAATCCCAAACCCGTGtgggattccatgattctaaaGGGAAACTCCCAAAAAGAGCTCTGAGCTCAGACACAGGCAGCACATCTCTGGGGATGTTTCCTCCTGCAACAAATCTCTGGGGATTTTTCCTCCTGCAACAAATCTCTGGGGATATCTCCTCCTGCAGGAAATCTCTGGGGATTTTTCCTCCTGCAACAAATCTCTGGGGATTTTTCCTCCTGCAACAAATCTCTGGGGAtgtttcttctgcagaaaatcTCTGGGGATGTTTCCTCTTGCAGCAAATCTCTGGGGATGTTTCCTCCTGCATGCAATCTCTGGGGAtatttcctcctgcaggaaaTTTCTCGGGATTTTTCCTCCTGCATGTAATCTCTGGGGATGTTTCCTCCTGCATCTACCAGGAAGGAGGGAGCTATTTCCACTCCAAACATTTCCTTTTGATAGGTAACAAAACCCAGGAGCTGTTTGAATCCCTCCACCTGGCAGAGGAGCCCAggaacaaagggaaaacaaagtcCTGAGTTCTGTGAGCGCCGTGGGAAAAGCACACAACCCTTTTCAGCAGCAATAATGAGCAATAATTAATGCTCTCATCAGGCTGAAAGAGGGGTCAATGTCACAGATGTGTCCTGCCACCAcgggatgtcacacagcaggagggagaggtgCAGGATAAACTCTTGTGCCaacaggcagggacactttccacaagcccaggctgctccaagccttggAGACTCCCAGCTCAGAACCAcacggggctgcagggagcctcccctggattttgggtggatcccccagccctgagccaggGATACTCACGGGtagcagaggaagaggaggttGAGGAAGGAGTAGGTCCTGAAGAGGTGGATGATGGAGCGACACAAACTCCAGCCCGTGCCCGTGAGGACGGCGAAGCGAGTGACCACCAGGAAGATGGAGCGGGGCAGGGAGACTTTGCCACTCTGGGAAGCCTGTGGGAcacagcagagagctgggcacagctgggcactcCTTTTCAAGGAGAAAACTCACAGTGTGTAAAATCACAGCTAGGAAGTGCCAGTGccatgctggcagcagggcagagaggctTTCTGTGGAATCTGGGCTCTCCAAAACCTCTGGAATCTGGGATTCATTGCTCAGGGAGTGAGGAGGGTTTCTAGGTAaggtctgggagtcagcagtgcccagcacactctcctggcactgccccCCACGGGATGCTTCCACAGTGAGCAGCCCTGGCCCTTCCCTGGGGAAAGCTGGAGTGATGGAGAGGGCAGGAAAAGAGGCAAAAGGGAGCAGGGAATCAGCCACTGCAGTCTGGCTGAGCCAGAAATTCAGAGAAGGACCCGGCAGCAGCGGGGATCTGGGGAGCTCTGTTCTCTGCTCCTCTGACTTGGGAGTATCACAGAGGTCTTCAGGGAAGGATGGAGGGGTTTGGAATGGCAGAAGGGACACAGAGCTTTACAAATCTCCTGGAAGGCCAGCTCTGACTTTACCTCCTTGACGACAGCACCGATGAGCCGCCGTGCCAGGACGATGGTTGTCACCGTCAGCACGTTGAAGTCAATGAGGTGAAAGTTCTGTGggcacaaaaccaaaattattctgtttcCATCAGCAGCAGGAACCCACATTCAACACAGAAAGTTCCAAATTATTCTCTTTGGAGAATCTCTCTTCCAAGAGAAGGCCAAGCAGACAGCCAGAGCTCAAAATGTGGGAAACAGGGAGTGGAAGGAGCAATCATGAGGAGTCAGATGAGCTTTTTATCCAACATGATCTCTAAAACTTTACATTTAGTGACCCAAGAGACAGCCtgggagctccagctgccctTTGGTGCTTACCAGGGAGGTGTGAGAAGGAGGGTGGGAGGGTGGGTACCACCACACCGTCTTGTAGATGTTGATGTAGTGGACGAAGAGGGCGACGAGGTGGCAGAAGAAGAGCTGCAGCTCGAACAGGACGCTCCTCTCCACGGGCAGCTCGGGGATCTTGCAGTGCCGCAGGGGGACGACAGTCTGAGCTGCCAGAGGGGGGCTGGACAGGCCTGTCCCTGAGCCACTCCTGCCAGGGGAGCCAAGAGTGAACAGGGGAATGTCCTCCAGCTCCCCTCACAGGCCTGAGATCGATGGGGAAACTCCCTCTGTCGCTGCCTGGCACAAATCACCAATTTCAGGCAGGGATTTGCCCACCCAAAAGGCGTATTTGGACCCAGGATGTTTGATGTGAAATCCCCTGTGTTGTTCACACCCAGGGTTGTGTTGTGCTACTCAGTGGCTCTCTTAATTAATTGGAAGCTTTCAGAGCTCAAGTTGGTGTTTACATATCTAAGAGGGCTTGAACATGAAAGGCAGAGCAATTACACACAAGCCCTTGTTCATTCTTCACCTTCTGTTCACCTGAGGAGGAAAAACGAGTTTAGCCAGAGGTGCCTCCTCCTGTGTGAGCAGGCACAGGATCCCAGACTGATCCTCTGGATCAAAGGGAATTCACATTTCCCAGATTGAGCTGCAATCTCTAAATAACAACAGGCAAAGGAATCTGGGTGTGGGCCTCAAAGGAACTGCAGAGCACAGAGTGTTGCTGTAAATCCCCAAATGAAATCCTAAGTGTGGAGTGTGGATCCAGGGGGATCAGGCCATGGTTTAAAACAGGAGATGGAGAACCTAAAATAAAGCCATGAGTGAGGGGAAAACCTGAGGAGCCTGAGCTGTCTCCCTGAAATGCCCAGATTCCAAGCTCATGGTGATTCAGATCCTCAGGACTGATAAACCATGGAATCACAGATTATTCCATGATTTATTCCATCACCTCGGGCTGGAAGGGACATCAAGGATCACCCAGggcatggccagggacaccctCCCCTATCCCAGGTGgccccaagccccatccagcccaggccttgggcacttccagggatgcagcagctacagcttttctgggaatctcattccagcccctccccagcctcccAGGGGAGGATTTCTCCCTAAAATCCCACCTGGCTGTGGATCTGTGCATGCCCTGCCCGGGATCAGGCCCTGGGTGtgtgtttttcccaggaaagctgGGTTGCTCCACCTCCCGTGACCCTGCAATGACTTGTCTGGATAACTGTATCCCTAAAAATCCCTGGCTCAGGGCCCCCAGCTGGGGCAGACTGAACATTGTATTTCCagagtaaataaaaaaacctcctgttcatgctgctgctccttggctTCTCCCTCCTTCAGAATCCAGCTGATCCTAAAAAACTCTGACCTTCAGGGCACTGCAGATGCAACAACCCCAGCTGGGCTTTGGATATCAAAGTTGTCTCCGGTTTTATTTCTCATCCCCTGGTCACTGAAGGGTTCTGAACTCTCCCGGGAGCCTCAGGGGCACCCATCCTAATTCCAAGGATGGACAAATTGGGATGAAGGAAAAGGGAACTGGGAGTTAACAGGAGAGTGAGGTGGGAATGGTTTCCCAGTCCCAGAGGGTTgggttaggtgggatattgggaagaaatcctccctgtgagggtggggaggggctgggatggaattcccacaaaagctgtggctgccccatccccggGAGTGCCCAAGGTTGGGCTGGACTGGGGTTGGAACAACTGGGATAGGGGGAggtggggggaaaatgggatgaaCTTTAAAATgagggaatgggatgagctttaggGTCAGaaaatgggatgagctttaaaatCAGGGAATAGGATGAGCTTTAAAATgagggaatgggatgagctttaataTGAAGGAAtgggatgagttttaaggttggggaatgggatgagctttaaaatCAGAGAACAGGACAAGCTTTAAGATCAGGGAATGGGATGAGTTTTAAAATcagggaatgggatgagctttaagatgaaggaacaggatgagctttaaggtcagAAAATGGGATGAGGTTAAAGGTTAGAAAATGGGATCAGCTTTAAAATCAGGGAACAAAAAGAGCCTTAAGATCAGAGAACAGGACAAGCACTAAGATCAGGGAATGGGACAAGCTTTAGGATcagggaatgggatgagctttaaggtcaaATAATGGGATGAGCTTCAAAGTCaaggaatgggatgagctttaaggtcaaggaatgggatgagctttaaggtcagGGAATGGGATGAGTTTAAGGTCaaggaatgggatgagctttaagacTGAGGAATGGGATGAGTTTAAGGTCAaagaatgggatgagctttaaggtcaaggaatgggatgagctttaaggtcagGGAATGGGATGAGTTTAAGGTCaaggaatgggatgagctttaaggtcagGGAATGGGTTGAGCTTTAAGACTGAGGAATGGGATGAGTTTAAGGTCaaggaatgggatgagctttaagacTGAGGAATAGGATGAGCTTTAGGATCAGGGAACGGGATGAGCTTCAAGGTCaaggaatgggatgagctttaagatcaACGAATGGGACGAGCTTTAAGGTCaaggaatgggatgagctttaggATCAGACAACAGGATGAGCTCCGATATCAGAGACAAGGAGAAGCTCTAAGGTCAGAGAACAGGAGGAGCTGTAAGGTCAGAGACCAGGAGGAGCTGTAAGAGCAGGGACCAGGAGGAGCTCCGAGGTCAGGGACCGGGAGGAGCTGTAAGAACAGGGACCGGGAGGAGCTCCGAGGTCAGGGACCAGGAGGAGCTGTAAGAGCAGGGACCAGGAGGAGCTCTAAGAGCAGGGACCGGGAGGAGCTGTAAGAACAGGGACCGGGAGGAGCTGAAAGAGCAGGGACCGGGAGGAGCTGAAAGAGCAGGGACCGGGAGGAGCTGTAAGAGCAGGGACCAGGAGGAGCTGTAGGAGCAGGGACCGGGAGGAGCTGTAAGAGCAGGGACCAGGAGGAGCTGTAAGAGCAGGGACCAGGAGGAGCTGTAAGAGCAGGGACCAGGAGGAGCTCTAAGAGCAGGGACCAGGAGGAGCTGTAAGAGCAGGGCCCGGGAGGAGCTCCGAGGTCAGGGCCCGGGAGGAGCTgtaggagcagggaaggagcccgCCCCGCGGTGCCGTACCTGGTGCGGGAGCGCACGCCGCTGACCGAGGCGCCCGAGGAGTggccggcggcgccggcggcgccgggctcGCCCAGGGGGTTCCGGCAGTAGGAGCTCCTGTTGGGACCCCGGCGTCCCCCGGCCATccccgggctgggctggctgccgGTCACTGCGGGCTGGGGGCCGCCCTCGGCACTGCGGGACACACAGCAGAGCGTTAGCGGCTGATTAGCGTGGCTAATTAGCGTGGCTTCATTAGCATGCCTTGTGAGCCTCCTAGATAATCCACACTTCCCCAAATTTAATTTCTGGATCTCATCACTCCAGGATAATCCACATTTCCCCACATTTCATTCCTGGAGCTCATGGCTCCAGAATAAGCCAAATGGAATTTTTGGAGCTTGTCGCTCCAGGATAATCCAAATTTCCCCACATTTCATTTCCGAAGCTCATCACTCCAGGATAATCCACATTTCCCCACATTTCATTTCCGACACTCATCACTCCAGGATAATCCAAATTTCCCCACATTTCATTTCTGGGGCTCGTCGCTCCACAATAATCCAAATTTCCCTAAATTTGATTTCTGGAGCTCATGGCTCCACGATAATCCACACTTCCCACATTTCATTTCCGGAGCTCGTTGCTTCACAATAATCCAAATTGAATTTTTGGAGCTCATTGCTCCAGGATAATCCAAATTCAAATTTTGGAGCGTGTCACTTCAAGACAATCCaagtttttctaaatttaaGTTTTGGAGCTTGTCACTCCAGGACAATTTAATTTCTGGAGCTCATCACTCCACAATAatccaaatttccccaaatttaaTTCTTGGAGCTTGTCGCTCCAGGAAAATCcaaatttaatttctggagCTCATTGCTCCAGGATAATCCAAATTTccctaaatttaatttttggacCTCATGGCTCCACGATAATACAAATTGAATTTTTGGAGCTCATGGCTCAAAGACAatccaaatttccccaaatttaatttttggagCTTGCCACTCCAGGAAAATCCAAAttttctaaatttaatttttggagCTAGTCACTCCAAGACAATCCAAATTTccctaaatttaatttttggagCTTGTTGCTCCAGGATAatccaaatttccccaaatttaatttttggagCTTGTTGCTCGAGGATAATCCATATTTCCCCACCTATTTTTTCCGTCTCCCACATTTCTCCAGCCTTGCTGAAGTGCTGGGAATTCATCCCTTCCCAAGGAATTCCATCTGCATCCCTGTGTTGCCATCCCTGTCTTCCACACTCAAGAGATGCTCAACAACTGGCcccaaaaattcagaaatttggGATAATTTGGTATAATTTTGTGTTGGAATCGAAGCttacagctttttaaaattattttgttttggggtCTTTAAGATGGGGAAAGATAAAGACATTTTTAGGGTATTTGTTGTTTTATGTTTTGATGGCACTGAGGTCAATGGGGTCAGCCCAAATTCAACTTTTCCACACATAAAACTCATCCCAAGCTTTTCCAAACTTCCTCTGGATCCTGTTAACCtcagggataaaaaaaaaaattaaaaaaaaaaataattccaatttCCAAGTGAAatctgagctgggagggaaacTCAGGCACATTCCTTTTCCTGGTGGATCATTGCCAGCTCTGGAATTTGCATCTGGAGCAACAAAATTGGCGCTGAAGGTTGAAAAACCCATCTTGAGGGAGGTTTAAAGGTttaaagctgctgctgagctggggatTCTCC
This is a stretch of genomic DNA from Lonchura striata isolate bLonStr1 chromosome 26, bLonStr1.mat, whole genome shotgun sequence. It encodes these proteins:
- the TMEM39B gene encoding transmembrane protein 39B, translating into MAGGRRGPNRSSYCRNPLGEPGAAGAAGHSSGASVSGVRSRTRSGSGTGLSSPPLAAQTVVPLRHCKIPELPVERSVLFELQLFFCHLVALFVHYINIYKTVWWYPPSHPPSHTSLNFHLIDFNVLTVTTIVLARRLIGAVVKEASQSGKVSLPRSIFLVVTRFAVLTGTGWSLCRSIIHLFRTYSFLNLLFLCYPFGMYIPFLQLNCDFRKAGLFAQVANIGPRDTGEVAARGRDYLTVLKETWKQHTRQMYGMEAMPSHACCLSPDLIRSEVEFLKMDFNWRMKEVLVSSMLSAYYVAFVPVWFVKNTQYYDKRWSCELFLLVSISTSVILMQYLLPARYCDLLHKAAAHLGCWQKVDPALCSNVLQHQWTEECMWPQGVLVKHSKNVYKAVGHYNVAVPSDVSHFRFHFFFSKPLRILNILILLEGAVIFYQLYSLISSEKWHQTISLALILFSNYYAFFKLLRDRLVLGKAYSYAASRDSEQKLN